The DNA segment CGCCTGATCGTCCAGTTCCATCGACCGAAGCCAATCGATGAACTGTTCCATTAACTCTCGCGGGCCTGCAATCGTTCCATTGATGCCTTCACCGGCCAACAACAACGAACCACGGATGCCATCACCAGACATTCGTTGGCGCAGCGGTTCTCGCAGCGATTCAAACTGCGGCAATGGCGTGAAGCAGTACAAAGCCGCAACGGCCACCGGCAAATCGGCCGCAGCAGCTTGGTCAGCACAATCAGAGAGAGCAGAGGAAACGTTTGATTCGGTCATGGCCGAAAACTTACCCATTCATTGAACCCATTGCAGCCAAGCGTCCACGTAAGCAATCGGTGTCGTGTTCATGCCCGTCTGAAACGCTTGCGAAAACGGCTGGCCCGATTGCAGATTTCGCAACACGGCATCCAACCCTCTCCGATTTTGCCGCGACAACAAGGACTCGGCAATCGCAACTGCCATTCGGTCCGCTCGCTCAGGCGGCAACTTGCCGTTCAAAAAGTCTTTCCCCGACTTCAAACTGCCCACCGCGGTGACCAACTCCGCCTGCCTCCGCAGATTCTCATTCCGATCCCGTTTGGTCTCGCCGCCGGAAATCGCGGTCCCCAAACCTTCGGCAAACCATCGCGGCACCGCCTCCCCGCGACTGACCACCGCGAGACTGGCGACCGTTGCCTTCACGCGTTGGGCGATTTCCTCTTCGGTCGCACGCTCCGATGCCACGACCGCGACGTAGGCGCGGATTCCATCGTATTTCCAGTGTGACTGCCAATCGGCGGGGACGCTTCGGCCCTCGACCATCTTGGCGAACTCGCTGTAGTCGTATCGCTTGGTCAGCACATAAACCGAAGCCTTGCCGTGGAAAAAGTCCTCGGGCGTCCCATCGGCTGGGGGCAAAAACTTCTGAGCTTGCACGAGCGCGGCCTCAGCCGACTCCGCCACCGCCTCCAGCGTTGCTGGCGAAACATCGCCCCAAACGGCAAAGTGGTCGGTGACCTGCTTTTGCAACCTGCTCATGTCAGCACCCGCCAACCGGAAATCGGACTCCGCGATCTCGGCCCGCCGCTCACTGACCTCGGGAGACGCCGCCGCGGACAACCAAGCCTGAGCCGTGACCACCTTCATCGGCGTTTGCACCAAAGCCTCATCCACCTTGGCGCCTTCGCTGATCCAAGTCGAAATCAACTCGATGTCGCTGTCCGAAAGTGGCGGGCGACCGCCGGCGGGCATGCGATCACCAGCGCTGCCGCGGAGCTTCTGAACCAACAAACTGGCCTCCCCGTCGCCGGGCTGCATCACCGAACCACTGTCGCCACCGCGAAGCATCTGAGCCAACGTGTCCATTCGCAAACCACCACGGGTCTGCATCGCATCCAAGTGGCATCCGTTGCAATTCTCAACCAACAGTGGCGCCACATCCTTTGAAAACGAGACCGTTTCGTTTCCGGTTGGCTTGCCAACCATCGTTGGCTGATCGGGTTCCGGCGCGGCAGGCGTGTCAGCAGCTGCCCCCCCCCCCTTCAAACTGGTGAGCATCGCGGCCGGATCGGGACCATCAAACCTGGCACCCTGAATCACCCATTGCTTCAGCGTGTCCAACTGTTCCTTGCTGACTTTCCCGCCACCACGAGGCATGTCGCCTGTTTCAATCGTTTCGATCAAGCGACTGCCGATCACATCGCCGGGGAAAACCACGACCCCTTCGGAGGGACCTTCCATCAACTTGGCAAAGCTCTGCAAAGTGAACCCGCCCTTGTTGCCACGGATGTGACACCCGCCGCACTTGTCGACCAAGATCGGGGCGACTTCCGACACGAAACTGACGCCATCCGTTGCTGGCTCACTCGAGGCATCCGCTT comes from the Rhodopirellula islandica genome and includes:
- a CDS encoding c-type cytochrome domain-containing protein, which translates into the protein MLVTMIQVVSKEIQIVSNGNVGRTALRVFAAVTLVAGTLLATCSWQVSTADAQETNSRGAAKPLDARSRTIVQSVELQVKRAGAAYSKGDYETSGEALRKAIGQIDVAGNAASPGLHDALLPTMRRIINARAMLELEGVTLPPFRLPARPEATADPMSEADASSEPATDGVSFVSEVAPILVDKCGGCHIRGNKGGFTLQSFAKLMEGPSEGVVVFPGDVIGSRLIETIETGDMPRGGGKVSKEQLDTLKQWVIQGARFDGPDPAAMLTSLKGGGAAADTPAAPEPDQPTMVGKPTGNETVSFSKDVAPLLVENCNGCHLDAMQTRGGLRMDTLAQMLRGGDSGSVMQPGDGEASLLVQKLRGSAGDRMPAGGRPPLSDSDIELISTWISEGAKVDEALVQTPMKVVTAQAWLSAAASPEVSERRAEIAESDFRLAGADMSRLQKQVTDHFAVWGDVSPATLEAVAESAEAALVQAQKFLPPADGTPEDFFHGKASVYVLTKRYDYSEFAKMVEGRSVPADWQSHWKYDGIRAYVAVVASERATEEEIAQRVKATVASLAVVSRGEAVPRWFAEGLGTAISGGETKRDRNENLRRQAELVTAVGSLKSGKDFLNGKLPPERADRMAVAIAESLLSRQNRRGLDAVLRNLQSGQPFSQAFQTGMNTTPIAYVDAWLQWVQ